The Candidatus Malacoplasma girerdii genome has a segment encoding these proteins:
- the pncB gene encoding nicotinate phosphoribosyltransferase, with protein MKIKSMDKKLIFNQEYKNIKEGFYTSSYFIKTKKIIEQFKKHNDTILQFSFFRDEPIVLCGVCEIIDILKKTLTPNELKQIEVYGYKDGDIIQPNTSVLFFKGPYQIFGKYENIFDGILSRRCSVATNCKEVLDLITTDQLIFMADRTENYNTQPYDGYAAYIAGVRHFVTDASVAFIKNKKEVTVSGTVPHALIQQFNGDIVAALKAYKALYKNSPLIALVDYHNDVIGEIKKLSKHFKKELYAIRIDTSHALVDRSLTKKKLHGVNPILVKLARKALNQCGMKNTKIIISSGLKTEDVKKYLKLNSPVDIYGIGSYLTRDSVHFTADLVYLDGKNEAKVGRKLSLPIKKLTKLTRYI; from the coding sequence ATGAAAATAAAATCCATGGATAAAAAGCTTATTTTTAATCAAGAGTATAAAAATATTAAAGAAGGTTTTTATACATCAAGTTACTTTATAAAAACTAAAAAAATTATTGAACAATTTAAAAAACATAACGACACAATTTTGCAGTTTAGTTTTTTTCGTGACGAACCAATTGTTTTGTGTGGCGTTTGTGAAATTATTGATATTTTAAAGAAAACATTAACACCTAACGAATTAAAACAAATTGAAGTTTATGGTTATAAAGATGGAGATATTATCCAACCTAATACTAGTGTATTGTTCTTTAAAGGACCTTACCAAATTTTTGGTAAATATGAAAATATTTTTGATGGAATTCTTTCACGAAGATGTAGTGTAGCAACAAACTGTAAAGAAGTCTTAGATTTAATTACAACTGATCAATTGATCTTTATGGCTGATCGAACTGAAAATTATAACACACAACCATACGATGGTTATGCGGCATATATTGCAGGAGTTCGTCACTTTGTTACTGATGCATCAGTTGCCTTTATTAAAAATAAAAAAGAAGTAACAGTAAGTGGAACAGTTCCACACGCGTTGATTCAACAATTCAATGGTGATATTGTTGCCGCATTAAAAGCTTATAAAGCTTTATACAAAAATAGTCCACTAATCGCTTTAGTTGATTATCATAACGATGTCATTGGTGAAATTAAAAAGTTATCAAAACACTTTAAAAAAGAATTATATGCGATTCGCATTGATACTTCACATGCACTTGTTGATCGATCACTTACTAAGAAAAAACTTCATGGAGTTAATCCAATATTAGTTAAACTTGCACGTAAAGCATTGAATCAATGTGGAATGAAAAACACTAAAATTATTATTTCAAGTGGACTTAAAACTGAAGATGTAAAAAAATACTTGAAATTAAATTCACCAGTTGATATTTATGGAATTGGCAGTTATTTAACTCGTGATTCAGTTCATTTTACAGCGGATTTAGTTTATCTTGACGGTAAAAATGAAGCAAAAGTGGGACGAAAGCTTTCTTTACCAATAAAAAAACTAACTAAGCTAACGCGATATATATAA
- a CDS encoding putative lipoprotein — translation MSIMLNNKMNKKLSTTAGNKKPVVKNIESKILSLSQKRKKLFRILSLSASLVAVGGSTGAIFGIGSYFSGQKNYITITPYKEDANCTSYGGSTGISTKTEWLLNEQYDEPTTEGAKGAEVFKNLKGNFDVETALPSNSGNGIESYSTTIIDSPDSECMDLSFNESTYQGLVNWTRRNVENKPEGKTKWEPGKVPTVKLNDLVSPDTTPVDFENKNQSTYVRPFSSDSTGYIKAYKTAYEKHSGKLHNEILSGFLHITPLLTYITQEQVIEDLGFTLIDATVANQQVSSVQFRSDQGAFLSGLSTCQFLQDNYEQVYSKINGGQLAVGTFGGIEIPSVTSYMGGFQLGVWTYNNYVLPYLTDYEKWTQAEKELRTVKFIDNGVEESYFSQSFSIGDGKQITRQLLSQGADAILPVAGPQTSDVVSEINDEHSAAVCIGVDTAQEDGQLRTKSSSPLWKEVNPDQKIIFHSVIKDMAYIISMILDASAQGIRGWKVTDAGAVERVTFDGTTKIEANDIGTYGYVTVGSLTNKGTGISDAGKNALIEAVSTIARHFTSGTNIENYNDAVTYLLTTKLINKETVTTEDPDKTLIDMVNDNLYFRW, via the coding sequence ATGTCCATTATGCTCAATAATAAAATGAATAAAAAACTTTCAACAACCGCTGGAAATAAAAAACCAGTAGTAAAAAATATTGAAAGTAAAATTTTAAGTTTGTCGCAAAAAAGAAAAAAATTGTTCCGAATACTGTCATTATCGGCTAGTTTAGTCGCTGTTGGTGGAAGTACTGGAGCAATTTTTGGTATCGGTAGTTATTTTAGCGGCCAAAAAAACTACATTACGATTACTCCATATAAAGAAGATGCTAACTGTACTTCTTATGGTGGCTCTACTGGGATTTCAACAAAAACAGAATGATTGTTAAATGAACAATATGATGAACCAACAACTGAAGGAGCGAAAGGTGCAGAGGTTTTTAAAAATTTAAAGGGAAATTTTGATGTAGAAACTGCTCTTCCTAGTAACTCTGGTAACGGGATTGAGTCTTATTCAACAACTATTATTGATTCTCCAGATAGCGAATGTATGGATCTTTCATTCAATGAAAGCACTTATCAAGGTTTAGTTAATTGGACAAGACGTAATGTTGAAAATAAGCCCGAAGGTAAGACTAAATGAGAACCAGGAAAAGTTCCAACAGTTAAACTAAATGATTTAGTTTCTCCAGACACGACACCAGTGGATTTTGAAAACAAAAATCAAAGTACATATGTTCGACCTTTTAGTAGTGACTCAACTGGATATATAAAAGCATATAAAACAGCATATGAAAAACATAGCGGTAAATTACATAATGAAATTCTTAGTGGTTTCTTACACATTACCCCTCTACTTACTTATATTACTCAAGAACAAGTGATTGAAGATTTAGGTTTCACTTTGATTGATGCAACAGTTGCCAACCAACAAGTTTCATCTGTACAGTTTAGAAGCGATCAAGGAGCATTTTTAAGTGGATTAAGTACTTGTCAATTTTTACAAGACAATTATGAACAAGTTTACAGCAAAATTAATGGTGGTCAACTAGCAGTTGGAACTTTTGGAGGGATTGAAATTCCTTCTGTAACAAGTTATATGGGTGGTTTTCAATTAGGGGTATGAACTTATAATAACTATGTTCTTCCTTATCTAACTGATTATGAAAAATGAACTCAAGCTGAAAAGGAATTAAGAACTGTTAAATTTATTGATAACGGAGTTGAAGAAAGTTATTTTAGTCAAAGTTTCTCGATTGGTGATGGTAAACAAATTACACGTCAATTATTATCACAAGGTGCTGATGCCATCCTCCCTGTAGCAGGCCCTCAAACAAGTGATGTTGTTAGTGAAATTAATGATGAACATAGTGCTGCTGTTTGTATTGGAGTTGATACTGCTCAAGAAGACGGACAATTAAGAACCAAGAGCAGTTCACCGCTTTGAAAGGAAGTAAACCCTGATCAAAAGATTATTTTCCATAGTGTTATTAAAGATATGGCTTATATCATTAGTATGATTCTTGATGCATCAGCCCAAGGAATTCGTGGTTGAAAAGTTACTGATGCAGGTGCTGTAGAAAGAGTTACTTTTGATGGAACAACTAAAATTGAAGCAAATGACATTGGAACTTATGGTTATGTTACTGTTGGTAGCTTAACTAATAAAGGTACCGGAATTAGTGATGCTGGTAAAAATGCACTTATAGAAGCTGTTAGTACTATTGCTAGACATTTTACATCAGGAACAAACATTGAAAATTACAATGATGCAGTTACATATTTGTTAACAACAAAGTTAATTAACAAAGAAACTGTGACTACTGAAGATCCAGACAAAACATTAATTGATATGGTGAATGATAATTTGTATTTCCGTTGATAA
- a CDS encoding putative membrane protein has translation MATFGTILLTIIFAIIGYIFGNFPTGELIGKIFNRDIRHVGSGNIGATNVSRELGLKLGLLVLAIDALKAYLAVIVCLGIYCWSINRWFFMDSAKNTYAIASVFYLGGLMAIIGHCYPIRYLIRLIKKDSTANEVKGGKGVSSTFGFICSISIFLALIFVVVWCLVVYFTNYVSVASIISVWISLVLVFVPYINMLYLMQVHLWWNNIDHGAFHWDWPLIGIIAFYLLNAAIIVTIRHRDNIGRLSTGNENKIHG, from the coding sequence ATGGCAACTTTTGGAACAATATTATTAACAATTATTTTTGCAATTATTGGTTATATTTTTGGTAATTTTCCAACAGGAGAATTAATTGGAAAAATTTTCAATCGAGACATTCGACATGTAGGCAGCGGTAATATTGGAGCTACTAATGTTTCTAGAGAATTAGGTCTTAAACTTGGTTTATTAGTTTTAGCTATTGATGCATTAAAAGCATATTTAGCTGTAATTGTTTGTCTAGGAATCTATTGTTGATCAATTAATCGTTGATTTTTTATGGATAGTGCAAAAAATACATACGCAATTGCATCAGTATTTTATTTAGGTGGATTAATGGCTATCATTGGTCATTGCTACCCAATTCGATATCTAATTCGTTTGATTAAAAAAGATTCAACCGCTAATGAAGTTAAAGGCGGAAAAGGAGTAAGCTCAACTTTTGGTTTTATCTGTAGTATTAGTATTTTTTTAGCATTAATTTTTGTTGTTGTTTGGTGTTTAGTTGTTTATTTCACAAATTATGTTTCAGTTGCTTCAATTATCAGTGTGTGAATAAGTCTAGTGCTGGTTTTTGTACCTTATATCAATATGTTGTATTTAATGCAAGTGCATTTATGATGAAATAATATTGATCATGGCGCATTTCATTGAGATTGACCGTTAATTGGTATTATTGCTTTTTATTTATTAAATGCAGCAATTATTGTTACTATTCGTCACCGTGACAATATTGGACGCTTAAGTACAGGAAATGAAAATAAAATCCATGGATAA
- a CDS encoding putative translation factor — MKPIISCTFFDLETIANYLKTNKFAAIVETDTVMGIISLNANLIYECKNRPREKQLILFISNLNEIHDLNEIEKRVLKEYWPGKLTIIKNKKSYRIPNHKQLLKLISLTGPIYSSSANLSGAEPVNDINEAKKVFSEQSQKIIFVDGKRLSTNPSTIIDLDNFKVIRNGIIDGNEVLNKIKEGK; from the coding sequence ATGAAACCAATTATTAGTTGTACTTTTTTTGATTTAGAAACAATTGCTAATTACTTAAAAACAAATAAATTTGCTGCAATTGTTGAAACTGATACTGTAATGGGAATTATTAGTTTGAATGCTAATTTGATTTATGAATGTAAAAATCGACCCCGTGAAAAACAACTCATTTTATTTATCAGTAATTTAAATGAGATCCATGATTTAAACGAAATTGAAAAAAGAGTTTTAAAAGAATATTGGCCTGGTAAATTAACAATAATTAAAAATAAAAAAAGCTACCGCATTCCTAATCACAAGCAATTATTAAAACTAATTAGTTTAACTGGTCCAATTTATTCATCTAGCGCTAATTTAAGTGGTGCTGAACCAGTTAATGATATTAATGAAGCTAAAAAAGTTTTTTCTGAACAAAGTCAAAAAATTATTTTTGTTGATGGTAAAAGACTAAGCACTAATCCTTCAACAATTATTGATCTGGATAACTTCAAAGTAATTCGCAATGGAATTATTGATGGGAATGAAGTTCTTAATAAAATAAAAGAAGGAAAATAA
- the tpiA gene encoding triosephosphate isomerase, with amino-acid sequence MNKNLKAQINRVIENKNQKVFIANWKMNKKFSDISEYAKTFNKLLKADPVLKVYHPLIGVAPTMLGILPTTGLMKNNVVTVCQHVHYEKNGAITGQVSYDMIHEYNINYVLIGHSETREMLNVTDRQVNLTIKTLLANNMVPVLCIGESIKQYDNNESMDVITSQLTQDLMDVSSEQILNVIIAYEPIWAIGSGKSADEKFISNMTKHIRKTLKGLYDEKVAKKVRVLYGGSVKPTNAAGILKINGVDGALIGGAGLNPNDFYNIINQHPEYLEIKAIISKK; translated from the coding sequence ATGAATAAAAATCTAAAAGCACAAATTAATCGTGTTATTGAAAATAAAAATCAAAAAGTTTTTATCGCTAACTGAAAAATGAATAAAAAGTTTAGTGATATTAGTGAATACGCTAAAACTTTCAACAAGTTGCTTAAAGCTGATCCTGTACTAAAAGTATACCATCCATTAATTGGAGTTGCGCCAACAATGTTAGGAATTCTTCCAACAACTGGATTAATGAAAAATAACGTTGTCACAGTATGTCAACATGTACATTATGAAAAAAATGGGGCAATTACTGGACAAGTGTCATATGACATGATCCACGAATATAACATTAATTACGTTTTGATTGGTCATAGTGAAACACGGGAAATGTTAAATGTTACTGATCGTCAAGTTAACTTGACGATCAAAACATTATTAGCTAATAATATGGTTCCAGTATTATGCATTGGTGAAAGCATTAAGCAATATGATAACAATGAATCAATGGATGTAATTACCAGCCAATTAACACAAGATTTAATGGATGTTTCTAGTGAGCAAATATTAAATGTAATTATTGCTTATGAACCAATTTGAGCAATTGGCAGTGGCAAAAGTGCTGACGAAAAATTCATTAGTAATATGACAAAACATATTCGCAAAACATTAAAAGGCCTTTATGATGAAAAAGTAGCGAAAAAAGTTCGAGTGTTGTATGGTGGAAGTGTAAAACCAACAAACGCTGCTGGTATTTTAAAAATTAATGGTGTTGATGGTGCATTAATTGGTGGGGCTGGTTTAAATCCAAATGATTTTTATAATATCATTAACCAACATCCTGAATACTTAGAAATCAAAGCAATAATTTCAAAAAAATAG
- the ffh gene encoding signal recognition particle protein, producing MLKSFISSIVAKHMSKKLNDMTIAEEDVTELLKQIRITLLSADVNLLVVKDLIKNIRAKTIGQIVGPNTDAQQFMLNVIHDELQTILGGNLQPLVTNTNPVKIMLVGLQGSGKTTTAGKLARHAIDKLNKKPLLVALDVYRPAAIDQLRTLANETHSDFYEKGINLPNLTAFEALEVAKSQNNNFIIFDTAGRLQTNEELMNELVAIKKAIKPDEILMVVDSMSGQDMINVASEFHEKLNLTGFIITKLDSDACGGVALSLTHLLNVPIKLMGVGERMGNLDIFYPNRMADRIMGMGDIMSLAEKARDVIDEDFAKKSFTKMIAGKMDLEDLLLQTKQMQKLGSLGSIAKMLPNSKSLENQDFDAAEEKIRVWTILMNSMTLHERRNPRLFKLQPNRKIRVLKGSGRKPEEFNKLINTWETFRKQMENVGIELKKGKNPFAKFFK from the coding sequence ATGCTAAAGAGTTTCATTAGTAGTATCGTTGCTAAACACATGTCGAAAAAATTAAACGACATGACAATTGCTGAAGAAGATGTAACTGAATTATTAAAACAAATTCGAATTACTCTACTTTCAGCTGATGTTAATTTATTAGTTGTTAAAGATTTAATCAAGAATATTCGTGCAAAAACAATTGGCCAGATTGTTGGACCAAATACCGATGCACAACAATTTATGCTAAATGTAATTCATGATGAATTACAAACGATTCTTGGTGGGAACTTACAGCCTTTAGTTACTAATACTAATCCAGTTAAAATCATGTTAGTTGGTTTACAAGGTTCAGGTAAAACAACAACTGCAGGTAAATTAGCACGACATGCTATTGATAAACTCAATAAGAAACCTTTACTAGTAGCACTGGATGTTTATCGACCAGCCGCTATTGATCAATTACGTACTCTTGCAAATGAAACACACAGTGATTTTTATGAAAAAGGAATAAATCTCCCTAATTTAACAGCATTTGAAGCTCTTGAAGTTGCTAAAAGTCAAAACAATAATTTCATTATTTTTGATACAGCTGGACGATTACAAACTAATGAAGAATTGATGAATGAACTTGTAGCTATTAAAAAAGCAATTAAGCCCGATGAAATTTTAATGGTTGTCGATTCAATGAGTGGACAAGACATGATTAATGTGGCAAGCGAATTTCATGAGAAACTTAATTTAACTGGTTTTATTATTACTAAGTTAGATAGTGACGCTTGCGGTGGAGTAGCTTTAAGTCTAACACATCTATTGAATGTTCCAATTAAATTAATGGGAGTAGGCGAACGAATGGGTAATTTAGATATCTTCTATCCAAATAGAATGGCTGATCGAATTATGGGCATGGGAGATATTATGTCATTAGCTGAAAAAGCTCGTGATGTAATTGATGAAGATTTTGCTAAAAAGTCTTTTACCAAAATGATTGCAGGTAAAATGGATCTTGAGGATTTATTATTACAAACCAAACAAATGCAAAAATTAGGTTCATTAGGCTCAATTGCCAAGATGTTACCCAACAGCAAATCGCTAGAAAATCAAGATTTTGATGCAGCTGAAGAAAAGATTCGTGTTTGAACAATTTTAATGAATTCAATGACATTGCATGAACGCCGTAACCCAAGATTATTTAAATTACAACCAAATCGAAAAATTCGTGTTTTAAAAGGTTCTGGTCGTAAACCTGAAGAATTCAATAAACTAATTAATACTTGAGAAACATTCCGTAAACAAATGGAAAATGTTGGCATCGAATTAAAAAAAGGAAAAAACCCTTTTGCAAAATTTTTTAAATAA
- a CDS encoding ribose/galactose ABC transporter ATP-binding protein: MKKKKQTKKIKVKRTIKEKKILTSHNISKVFNSLDAQTINKKQYLKAPSVKPETITKVITQTIETPALTSDKQINKSKKATSTKKEPKMVSSVDNKKPVTTLLSTETKLDRHSLRVIQCAEKAAQREKRRYLHYLASRKVMIANQNAKEQETKQKTANLKVNLKTTSNAADNKAELKSTPAVVKKTKHKSLKNVLKTFFLTKKAKKVDKKDQSKKQLLIDQLWNKMLNEAFAKSKKLKEKQCQAIIKEKQAIKKALKTKTNFYNDNKSIYAVELNKITKTFNKGQFFALKNTTLKVKKNTIHAIVGENGAGKTTLMSVLFGQFKADSGEVYVNGIQSRFKTSLDATNAGIGMVHQHFKLVNVYSLLDNIILGAETTKYGFIDRNESRKKIEAIAKKYNLRINLDNQVRYSSVGEQQTTEIIKLLYRDANILIFDEPTAVLSDVEIQGFLKMLKEFKELGKTIILITHKLNEVEQVADEVTVLRRGETIKTVPMKKTNKNALADMMVGEKLIMHINNIDDKDYKNRPVVCEIRNLNAYKTSQKHVLALNNLNLDVHQGEILGIAGIEGNGQTELALILGGLLKKRVSGSVKIYDPVHKVMVDALKSSVNQLYSCAGLAHVPEDRLKYGLVLDETVAINSVLPIINKRPFTYFGLINNVAINRYCKEIIYKWDVRGANGGKSLARSLSGGNQQKLVIGRELTREHNLSIFVQPTRGLDLGAIQYVHKKIIEDVKKGHTVILISYELDEILSIATRIVVLDKGKVVFNDLRKKANHQILGRYLSNSALSEQKVVK, translated from the coding sequence ATGAAGAAAAAAAAGCAAACTAAAAAAATTAAAGTGAAGCGCACAATTAAAGAAAAGAAAATTTTAACTAGTCATAACATTAGTAAAGTTTTTAATTCATTAGATGCTCAAACTATTAATAAAAAACAATACTTAAAAGCTCCAAGTGTAAAACCTGAAACAATTACTAAAGTGATCACTCAAACAATTGAAACACCGGCTTTAACTAGTGATAAACAAATTAATAAATCTAAAAAAGCAACAAGTACTAAAAAAGAACCAAAAATGGTTTCAAGTGTTGATAACAAAAAACCAGTTACTACATTATTATCGACCGAAACAAAACTTGACCGTCACTCATTACGAGTAATTCAATGTGCTGAAAAAGCTGCCCAAAGAGAAAAACGCCGTTATTTGCATTATTTAGCTAGTCGTAAAGTGATGATTGCTAATCAAAACGCAAAAGAACAAGAAACAAAACAAAAAACTGCTAATCTTAAAGTTAATTTAAAAACTACTAGCAATGCAGCTGATAATAAAGCCGAACTAAAATCAACACCAGCTGTTGTTAAAAAAACTAAACATAAATCTTTAAAAAATGTTTTAAAAACTTTCTTTTTAACTAAAAAAGCAAAGAAAGTTGATAAAAAAGATCAAAGTAAAAAACAACTTTTAATTGATCAATTATGGAACAAAATGTTGAATGAAGCTTTTGCAAAATCTAAAAAGCTAAAAGAAAAACAATGTCAAGCAATTATTAAAGAAAAACAAGCAATTAAAAAAGCACTAAAAACAAAAACTAATTTTTATAACGATAACAAATCGATTTATGCAGTTGAATTGAATAAGATTACTAAAACTTTTAACAAGGGGCAATTTTTTGCACTAAAAAATACCACTTTAAAAGTAAAGAAAAACACAATTCATGCTATTGTTGGAGAAAACGGAGCTGGAAAAACAACGTTAATGTCGGTTTTATTTGGCCAATTCAAAGCTGATAGTGGTGAAGTTTACGTTAACGGAATTCAATCACGATTTAAAACATCATTAGATGCAACTAATGCTGGAATAGGAATGGTGCACCAACACTTTAAATTAGTTAACGTTTATTCATTATTAGACAACATTATTTTAGGGGCTGAAACAACTAAATATGGATTTATTGATCGTAATGAATCGCGTAAGAAAATTGAAGCAATTGCTAAAAAATACAATTTGCGAATTAATTTAGACAATCAAGTACGTTATTCATCAGTTGGTGAACAACAAACAACAGAAATTATTAAATTATTATACCGTGATGCTAACATTTTAATTTTTGATGAACCTACAGCTGTATTATCAGATGTAGAAATTCAAGGATTCTTAAAAATGTTAAAGGAATTCAAAGAACTTGGTAAAACAATAATTTTAATTACACATAAACTGAACGAAGTTGAACAAGTAGCTGATGAAGTTACAGTTTTAAGACGCGGTGAAACTATTAAAACTGTGCCTATGAAGAAGACAAATAAAAATGCTTTAGCTGATATGATGGTTGGTGAAAAATTGATCATGCATATTAACAACATTGATGACAAAGATTATAAAAATCGACCTGTTGTTTGTGAAATTCGTAATTTAAATGCTTATAAAACTTCACAAAAACATGTTCTTGCACTTAATAATTTAAATTTAGATGTTCATCAAGGAGAAATTCTTGGAATTGCTGGAATTGAAGGAAACGGACAAACTGAATTAGCATTAATTTTAGGTGGATTATTGAAAAAGCGTGTTAGTGGTTCAGTTAAAATTTATGATCCTGTACACAAAGTAATGGTTGATGCTCTAAAATCATCAGTTAATCAATTATATTCTTGTGCTGGATTAGCTCATGTTCCAGAAGATAGATTAAAATATGGTTTAGTACTTGATGAAACTGTAGCAATTAACTCAGTATTACCAATTATTAATAAACGCCCATTTACTTATTTTGGTTTAATAAACAATGTTGCAATTAATCGTTATTGTAAAGAAATTATTTATAAATGGGATGTTCGTGGTGCAAATGGTGGTAAATCATTAGCACGTAGTTTAAGTGGTGGCAACCAACAAAAACTAGTGATTGGACGGGAACTAACTCGTGAACATAATTTAAGTATTTTTGTTCAACCAACGCGAGGTTTGGACCTTGGGGCAATTCAATATGTTCACAAAAAAATTATTGAAGATGTAAAGAAAGGACACACAGTCATTTTGATTTCTTATGAATTAGATGAAATTCTTTCTATCGCAACAAGAATTGTTGTTCTTGACAAAGGTAAAGTTGTCTTTAACGATTTAAGAAAGAAAGCTAACCACCAAATTCTTGGTCGTTACTTATCAAATAGTGCCTTAAGCGAACAAAAGGTGGTAAAATAA
- the tyrS gene encoding tyrosyl-tRNA synthetase has protein sequence MDLIKELTLRNVINNITNDKKLQKFINDKNAGLYVGFDPSFHSLHLGNYLMLVTLKRFMNYGYSIYALIGGATGQIGDPSGKKTERKLLDLKTLEKNEQAISNQINKLINAKVINNRVFYQDMDVFSFLRIVGKEINVNYLLEKEVINKRLESGISYAEFTYPLIQGYDFLQLYKKHKIHCQLGGSDQWGNITTGIELIRKEFGDDNDAFGITVNLLTKSDGTKFGKSESGAIYLDSNLTSPYKMYQFLVNQQDSDVKKLLLALTFYSVNEVEEIMEQHEANKTKRYAQNMLAQAIVKDIHGLEALNKAMHTSELFFNNQLDKLDENTLLDCLNDLPSFTATNDQYNIIDLLINLGVCNSKTNARQLITSNGISVNNQIINDLNTVISKADALGKVNKFSYLKKGKRNYYLINWK, from the coding sequence GATAAGAACGCTGGATTATATGTTGGTTTTGATCCAAGCTTTCATTCTTTACACCTAGGTAATTACTTGATGCTTGTTACTTTAAAAAGATTCATGAATTATGGTTATAGCATATATGCTTTAATTGGTGGGGCAACCGGTCAAATTGGCGATCCTTCTGGTAAAAAAACTGAACGAAAACTTCTTGATTTAAAAACATTAGAAAAAAATGAACAAGCTATTAGTAACCAAATTAATAAACTAATTAATGCCAAAGTGATTAATAACCGTGTTTTTTATCAAGACATGGATGTTTTTAGTTTCTTACGTATCGTTGGCAAAGAAATTAACGTTAATTACTTACTAGAAAAAGAAGTGATTAATAAACGTCTTGAAAGCGGTATAAGTTATGCAGAATTTACATATCCGTTAATTCAAGGATATGATTTTTTACAACTGTATAAAAAGCACAAAATTCATTGTCAATTAGGTGGTAGTGACCAATGAGGCAATATTACTACAGGAATTGAATTAATCCGCAAAGAATTTGGTGATGACAACGATGCATTTGGAATTACTGTTAATTTATTAACTAAGAGTGATGGTACTAAGTTTGGTAAAAGCGAAAGCGGTGCAATTTATCTTGATTCAAATTTAACTAGCCCTTATAAGATGTATCAATTCTTAGTTAATCAACAAGATAGTGATGTAAAGAAATTATTATTAGCTTTAACATTTTATTCGGTTAATGAAGTTGAAGAAATTATGGAGCAACATGAAGCTAATAAAACTAAGCGTTATGCCCAAAACATGCTAGCTCAAGCCATTGTTAAAGATATTCATGGTCTTGAAGCATTAAACAAAGCAATGCATACAAGTGAGTTATTTTTTAACAATCAACTTGACAAGTTAGATGAAAATACCTTGCTTGATTGTTTAAATGATCTACCAAGTTTTACTGCAACTAATGATCAATATAACATTATTGATTTGCTAATTAACTTAGGGGTATGCAACAGTAAAACAAATGCACGTCAGTTAATTACCTCTAACGGAATAAGTGTTAATAACCAAATTATTAATGATCTAAATACAGTAATTAGTAAAGCTGATGCTTTAGGAAAAGTAAATAAATTCAGTTACCTAAAAAAAGGTAAACGTAACTATTATTTAATCAACTGAAAGTAA